The Aspergillus nidulans FGSC A4 chromosome VII nucleotide sequence CTGCGACTTTCGACTCTCAGCTTCCGGATCTCCATCAGAGGGAACAACACTATCGCATACACAACGGTTCAAATTCAGAGAATCAAAGTACCAATCTCAGATCTCTCCATCACAAGAGCAACTCAGGCCCAATTACCGTTCATCTGGAGTCCAATGCGACTCAGTCCCAACGATCGGCTTCAAGGGAGGTCCTGGGGAAGGTATCTCGCTGACAGACCTCTACCTTTTCCACCACTATACCACATCAACGTACTGCACCTTTGCAAGCGAAGCGGCGCACTCCGTTTGGCAGGTCCACGTACCGCAATGGGGTTTCATTTTTCCTTCGATCATGCACCTGCTCTTTACTTTATCCGCTCTGCATCTTGCCTTCATAAACCCAGCCAAACGAGAGGTTTACATCAAGGAAGCCGATGACCATTTCACATTTGGTGTACGCTCCGTCACAACCGTTCTTGCGTTGGATACGCTAGATTCCGGCAATTGCCAGCAAATCTACATGGCGGCGGTCATGATCTGCTTTGCGTATTTCGCTCGCGGGCCGAGAGACGGCGAGTACCTTGTCTTCAATGTAAAAGGCAAGTCTGAGTGGCTGGTCCTTTTGCATGGAGTGCGTGCAATCCTAGCACAGAAACAAGCGGAGATCTTTACAGGTGTGCTTGCCATTTCAGAGAAAGAGCAGCCAGCGGAAATTACTGATCATGAACTCGACATGGAACTCTCGCGACACGTTCAGCATCTCCAGAAGATTAAGGCAACTGTCATTGCTGAGGTTCAAGCGGACAGAGACTTTTACATTCAGGTGACTGACGACCTGATCGGCTGCTTTGGGGATGCATACCAGGCGCGCAAAGCCGGTTCTGCTCCACCAGAACTGATGCCGTATACGATGGGATGGACGTTTCGTCTTCCAGAGATGATGATTGAGAGActggaagaaagagagccGATCGCGCTGGTGATTATGGCGCACTGGACCATCCTGCTTCGCTATATGGGCGAGGCCTGGTTTATGCGCGGGTGGGACCAACATATCATCTTGGGGATTAGGGCCTGCTTGCCTCCAGCCTATCATGACCAGATTTCATGGCCCGAGGAGGTCATAGCTTTTGGAGGATGATGTAGCATAAGCACCTTGATATTGACTATAATCTAATATATCTAAGCATACGGATGGAACCCCTCAGTGTTCGTCGTAGGGCTATGAGCCCGTTATACTTCTGCCTTAATAGCGATTTGTCGAATAGCATGGTCTGCTATGTATCCGCATCGAAGAAAATCCAGCAAATCTTTCATGAAATCTACAGCAGCCCTAAAAATAACATGCATCTCCACTAAAATCTCGAAGCTTTGCCGCCCCACCCGTATTCGTTCCTGAATTACCACAACAGGCAATTGGTTGAAACAGGTTGATGGACCCTGAAGTTATAAGAGGGTTGAGCACAAGCAGCTCAATCTCTCTTCAACGATTATTATTCACTTCTCTTCTACTGCAAGTCTTCCATTAtcaagccctgaatatcacACTCTCTATACAGCAATGGACTTTACCTTCCACCCCGGAGTCAACGGCTCGTCTCCCTGGGTTGAATTCTATCCCTACAATCCTTCCCTCCCAGCTGGCTATGCTTTCATGGCCATTTTCGCCATAGCAACTCTTGTCCACTTTGTCCTTATGATTCCATACAGAGCCGCATATTTTATTCCATTCATTCTCGGCGGGATCTGTATGTTTATCCCCCTTCACCCAACTCCATTAGCTCCACACCAACAACCCCAGTACGGCCAGTACAAGCCAAGAATGACGAGATGCTGACAAGTTCACGCAGGCGAAACATTTGGCTACCACGGCCGTGCTCGCTCGCACAATAACCGCACCGGACTCGGGCCCTGGGCGCAACAGCAaatgctcctcctctgcgcGCCCCCCTTACTCTCCGCGAGTATCTACATGACGCTGTCCCGGTTGATGACAGCTCTGAACGCAGAAGAACACTCACCCATCCGTCCGAAAAGACTGACTGTGCTCTTTGTGCTCAACGACATAATCTGTCTGCTGACGCAGCTCGTCGGCGCGGGCCTCCAAGTCACAGGGGACGAGAAAATCATAAGTATTGGGAACAAAGCCGTCCTGGCAGGGTTGATCTTCACGCTCTTTGTGTTTGGATGGTTTATTTGGATTGCTTCTATGTTTCATCGACGGCTTGAAGCCCATCCGACGGCTATTTCGCTTGATGAAGCAATTGGCAATTGGAGGGTTTATATGGGAGTTTTGTATGGAGTCTGCGGGTCAATGGTTGTTAGGAATCTGGTAAGAACAATTGAGTTTGGGAGTCCGCATGGAGCGGATGTGAGAAGTCGCGAAGTGTATATTTATTTGTTTGATGGAGCGTTGATGGCATGTGTCATGGTGCTCTGGCTGGTTTGGCATCCTGGGAGGTTGATTAAAGCGGCGAGGAGGGTAAGGAAGGGGGTTGAGGGAGGtgtagagcttctgggggGTAAGTAGGCCGACTATGCCTGTCTTTTCTAAATACTGCTTTTCGTTTAGGTTTGTTCAGGCGTATCTGGGAGTTCTGGCGCTAGGCGTTCACGGCCGCGGACACTATGTTATAACTTAAGAGTGCTGGGAGTGTTTAGATCAATAAATCTCAGATTCAAATCTATATGCACGCTTCATAACTCATCAACACTCGCGGCGTCTATGATGCTATTCAGAATTTACGCGGACTTGCCAAACACCTTGAAGCGGTCCTCGATGGGAGCAAAggtcttctccagaggaCCAGAGGTGGGAGTACCAAAAACGAGCTGGGCATCAAGCTTCCAGTTGGCAGGGATATTCCACTGCTTGGCGATCTGCTCGTCGATCAGGGGACTGTAGTGCTGCAGGTTGGCGCCGAAGCCTTCAGAGGCTAGGGCGGTCCAGACTGGGAGAGACCGTCAGCAAAAGGATCATATTAAACATACTGCCTGCAGATTGATGCATACCCAAGTACTGAGACATGGCATTGGACTCGAGAGCAAAAGGATCAAACTTGTCAGCGTAGATGGCAAACTTCTCCTTGATGTCCTTGAGAGCGTCGTagtcgacgaagaagaggacctAAGCTTGTCAGCCACTACCCATGCATTTTGATATATTATTGGCCGGGTAGTTAATCGTACAGTTCCGTAACCAGCACGGAATCCCTCTAGCTTCGGCTTGGTCGAGGACTCAAACGCCTCCTTGGGCAGCGCACCCGCAGCCACGAGACCCTCCATTGCCTGGAGGGCAATGTCCCAGACCTTCTGGTGttcctccttcagcagcagaaccaCGCGCGAGGTCTGCGTGTTGAAAGAGCTGGGCACGTGCAGGACGGCATCGCGGACAATGGCCTCGATGGTGTCATCGGAGACGGGGCTCTCAGCCTTGAGGCCGTAGATGGTGCGGCGAGCCTTGACGGCCTCGAGGAGGGTGGCAGTAGCGGGGTTCTTGAACTCGACCATTGTGACTTGCGCTGCTAGAGACAATTGTATGTACAGTCTATGGAAATAGAAATCATGAAGAGGGGTAGAGGGGCAGCGGTCTTATATCGCCAACAGGGCCAAACTGTGCGATTGTTAATTCCGCCCAAGCCAGCCAATGAGAGGCGGGCGACGGGGCCCTCTCGAGGGGTTTGTCAGCGA carries:
- a CDS encoding Zn(II)2Cys6 transcription factor domain-containing protein (transcript_id=CADANIAT00009039) encodes the protein MDNEQAQLKIRSRKTHRKSRLGCGNCKRRRVKCDEKKPMCTNCVQHSIDCDFRLSASGSPSEGTTLSHTQRFKFRESKYQSQISPSQEQLRPNYRSSGVQCDSVPTIGFKGGPGEGISLTDLYLFHHYTTSTYCTFASEAAHSVWQVHVPQWGFIFPSIMHLLFTLSALHLAFINPAKREVYIKEADDHFTFGVRSVTTVLALDTLDSGNCQQIYMAAVMICFAYFARGPRDGEYLVFNVKGKSEWLVLLHGVRAILAQKQAEIFTGVLAISEKEQPAEITDHELDMELSRHVQHLQKIKATVIAEVQADRDFYIQVTDDLIGCFGDAYQARKAGSAPPELMPYTMGWTFRLPEMMIERLEEREPIALVIMAHWTILLRYMGEAWFMRGWDQHIILGIRACLPPAYHDQISWPEEVIAFGG
- a CDS encoding uncharacterized protein (transcript_id=CADANIAT00009041), translating into MVEFKNPATATLLEAVKARRTIYGLKAESPVSDDTIEAIVRDAVLHVPSSFNTQTSRVVLLLKEEHQKVWDIALQAMEGLVAAGALPKEAFESSTKPKLEGFRAGYGTVLFFVDYDALKDIKEKFAIYADKFDPFALESNAMSQYLGMHQSAGIWTALASEGFGANLQHYSPLIDEQIAKQWNIPANWKLDAQLVFGTPTSGPLEKTFAPIEDRFKVFGKSA
- a CDS encoding RTA1 domain-containing protein (transcript_id=CADANIAT00009040), coding for MDFTFHPGVNGSSPWVEFYPYNPSLPAGYAFMAIFAIATLVHFVLMIPYRAAYFIPFILGGICETFGYHGRARSHNNRTGLGPWAQQQMLLLCAPPLLSASIYMTLSRLMTALNAEEHSPIRPKRLTVLFVLNDIICLLTQLVGAGLQVTGDEKIISIGNKAVLAGLIFTLFVFGWFIWIASMFHRRLEAHPTAISLDEAIGNWRVYMGVLYGVCGSMVVRNLVRTIEFGSPHGADVRSREVYIYLFDGALMACVMVLWLVWHPGRLIKAARRVRKGVEGGVELLGGLFRRIWEFWR